Genomic DNA from Candidatus Atribacteria bacterium:
AATAATAGAGCAACAATAGATACCGGAGTAAGCAGGTGTAAAAAATTCTCCTTAAACCATTTTTCCCCTTTTACATTTATAATCCATTTTCTGGAAAAATAACCTGCCACCAATGGCAGGGCAACATAAATACTGATAGAAAGAAGTAAGGCTTGCCAGGGGACAGGTAATCTTCCTACACCAAGTAAGAATCCGCCAAGTGGCCCATAAAGAAAAAGCATAGTTAGAGAATTTATTGCCACCATAACCAGCGTATGTCCATCGTTCCCTTTCGCTAAGAAACCCCAAACTAAGACCATAGCTGTACAGGGGGCAATTCCCAATAAGATATTTCCAGCAAGAAAACTTCTCCACAGAGGAATTTCGAGCAATTTCATCCCATTGTTTACCACTACAGTTCCAGCCCCATGAATAGTCCCTACTACCCAATCTGCTCCAGGTGGAAGTTTTACTAAATCTATTGCCTCACTTCCAATAAAATTTTTAAAAAGGAAACCTAAAAAAAAGATGGATATAGCATACATGGTAAAAGGTTTTATTGCCCAGTTAGCGAATAAAGTCAGTCCAACCGGTTTAATAGATTTTCCTGCTTTTAACACTTCCCCGAAGTCAATCTTTACCATGATCGGATACATCATAAAAAATAGACAGATTGCAATCGGAATAGAAACTACCGGTGCCTCACCAATATAAATGGCTAATCCATCCAGATATTTTGCTACTCCGGGAATAATCTTACCAAAAATAATTCCAATAACAATACATAACAAGACCCATACTGTTAGATATTTTTCAAAAACATTCAGGCCTCCCCTTTTTTCTTTAACCATAGTTAATCTCCTTTCAAATATTCCAAATTAAATATATTCCGCCTAAAATTATTAGAACGCCACATATTTTTTTGACTACTATCACCCCTTGAGAACTTTCATTCCAATTAAGATAATTTTGAATAATTTCGGTAAAAGTTCCCGCAAAAATGATAACCGAACAATGACCAATCCCATAAAAAAGCAGAAGCAAAACTCCATAGTAAAGCCGTGTTGTTGATACTGTAAATACAATGCCCAGCATCGGTGCCATATAGGCAAAAGTACAGGGACCAAGCGCAATACCAAAAATAAATCCTAATCCAAAAGCAGCCAACAATCCTTTTTTCCGGAAGGCCGGTTGATTAGTTTTTCCCAGAAAAGGTAACTGAATAACTTCTAAAAGATGAAGACCTATAATAAAAAATATTATTGCTACTACATAATTTCCGTAAGAACCGATATCACCAAGCATTCGACCCAAAAGTCCTGTAATAAGTCCGATAACAGTAATTGTGGTTAAAATACCCAGAGAAAAAGAGGCTGCCAGCCAGAAAGCCCTCTTGGTTGATGACTTACCCTGCTCCCCGATAAACGCTATAATCAAAGGAATACTGGCTAAATGACAAGGACTTAATAATATGCTTAACATTCCCCATAATAAAGAAGCGGTTAAAGCAATGATAAAGTTTGATTGCATTGAATTAGAAAGCCATCCAAAAATATCAAGTATCATTAATTGACTCCTTGTGTTTTAAGAACTTTAATTAATTCGTCTTTGGCAAAAAAACCTAGATGCCTGAAGTATTCATTCCCATCTTTATCCAGAAAGACCTGAGTAGGGATTGCCCTAATACTAAATTCCTTAATATAAGGTTTGCCTTCTGCGGTCTTCACATCGTGAAAAACCACTTTTACCTGTCCTTTGTATTCTTCTGCGATTTCTTTCATAATTGGCTGCATCTTATCGCAAGGGATACAGCCAACCGATCCAAGCTCTACAAAGGTTACTTTTATATCTTCGGTTTTTATACTTTCCTGGGTTAGAGTAGTTTCATTTAAATTAGCTTCATTATTATTAGATATCTTTTTAAAGCCAAAGGCAGCAGTCAAAAGTAGCAAAAAAATTATTATATAAATGTATTTTTTTCTATTCATTTAGTAAACCCCTTCCTTATTTTATTTTCGCATTTAGCAAGAATTGCATGAACATCCTGATTTTTTATCACCTTCAGCATTATTCCCCTTGACCCACCTGATAATTTCTTCTTTATTAGGAGTTCTACCTGCTACCTTTACAACTCCATTGATAACTAAAGCCGGGGTAACCATAACCCCGTAATCAATAATTTCGTTGAGGTTAGTTACTTTTGAGATCTCTGCTGTTATACCCAGCTCTTTTATGACTTCCTGCGTTAATTCATTTAATTTTTTACATTTAGGACATCCTGTTCCTAAAATTTCAATTTTCATTTTTTATGACTCCTTATAATTTTGTATTTTAAAAAAAATAGCCGAACAACATTCCGCTAAATGTTGCCATTATTATCACCAGAGAGATAAATACTAATGTTTTTTTAGTGCCTATAATGCTTCTTATAACTAACATATTGGGCAGACTCAATGCCGGACCAGCCAGCAAAAGAGCTAAAGCCGGGCCTTTATTCATTCCTGCACTCAATAGTCCCTGTAAAATAGGTATTTCGGTAAGGGTAGCAAAATACATCAAAGCACCAGCTATCGAAGCAAATAAATTTGACCATAAGCTATTTCCACCTACTAAATTTTCTATCCATATTGTTGGAATTAATCCTTCACTTTCGGGTCTTCCAAATAAAAGTCCTGCTACCAATACACCTCCCAGCAAAAGAGGTAATATTTGTTTGGCAAAATCCCAACTTGAACTTGCCCATGGAATCAATTCATCTTTGCTAAACCATTTAATAAGCATCCAGGTTAAAATAATTAAAAGGATACCGGTGAGTACCCATTTAAAATTATAAATGGTTTGCCAAATTTTAATTGAATCATCTTTTCCCCAATTGGCAAAAACTAATATCCCTACCAGAATTGTAAAGTAAAATGTTATCCGCCAAATTGATCTTTCTTCTTTTACAGTAGTTTTAGTAAATGTATTTTTGTCTCTAATTTTTTCTTTTTCGTCTTCTTGAAAGATAAAGTGCATAGACAAGCCGATTACTATAGAGAAAATAATTGCTCCAATGGCGCGGGCTAAACCCAATTCAAATCCTAATACTCGAGCGGTCAAAATAATTGCTAATATATTAATGGCAGGTCCAGAATA
This window encodes:
- the arsB gene encoding ACR3 family arsenite efflux transporter, which gives rise to MVKEKRGGLNVFEKYLTVWVLLCIVIGIIFGKIIPGVAKYLDGLAIYIGEAPVVSIPIAICLFFMMYPIMVKIDFGEVLKAGKSIKPVGLTLFANWAIKPFTMYAISIFFLGFLFKNFIGSEAIDLVKLPPGADWVVGTIHGAGTVVVNNGMKLLEIPLWRSFLAGNILLGIAPCTAMVLVWGFLAKGNDGHTLVMVAINSLTMLFLYGPLGGFLLGVGRLPVPWQALLLSISIYVALPLVAGYFSRKWIINVKGEKWFKENFLHLLTPVSIVALLFTLILLFSFKGDVILTKPLTILWIAIPLFIQTNLIFFLTYGLAKLLKLNYEDAAPSALIGASNHFEVAIATAVMIFGLSSGAALATVVGVLIEVPVMLMLVSICKRTRNFF
- a CDS encoding cytochrome C biogenesis protein; its protein translation is MILDIFGWLSNSMQSNFIIALTASLLWGMLSILLSPCHLASIPLIIAFIGEQGKSSTKRAFWLAASFSLGILTTITVIGLITGLLGRMLGDIGSYGNYVVAIIFFIIGLHLLEVIQLPFLGKTNQPAFRKKGLLAAFGLGFIFGIALGPCTFAYMAPMLGIVFTVSTTRLYYGVLLLLFYGIGHCSVIIFAGTFTEIIQNYLNWNESSQGVIVVKKICGVLIILGGIYLIWNI
- a CDS encoding thioredoxin — encoded protein: MNRKKYIYIIIFLLLLTAAFGFKKISNNNEANLNETTLTQESIKTEDIKVTFVELGSVGCIPCDKMQPIMKEIAEEYKGQVKVVFHDVKTAEGKPYIKEFSIRAIPTQVFLDKDGNEYFRHLGFFAKDELIKVLKTQGVN
- a CDS encoding thioredoxin family protein, with product MKIEILGTGCPKCKKLNELTQEVIKELGITAEISKVTNLNEIIDYGVMVTPALVINGVVKVAGRTPNKEEIIRWVKGNNAEGDKKSGCSCNSC
- a CDS encoding permease — protein: MKKKYNFLIISGVFTFFYYMPFGHFEMPQVLLESLLMAQEYAQKHVLLCLIPAFFIAGAIANFISQENIIKYFGAETNKFISYSIASISGTILAVCSCTVLPLFAGIYKRGAGIGPATSFLYSGPAINILAIILTARVLGFELGLARAIGAIIFSIVIGLSMHFIFQEDEKEKIRDKNTFTKTTVKEERSIWRITFYFTILVGILVFANWGKDDSIKIWQTIYNFKWVLTGILLIILTWMLIKWFSKDELIPWASSSWDFAKQILPLLLGGVLVAGLLFGRPESEGLIPTIWIENLVGGNSLWSNLFASIAGALMYFATLTEIPILQGLLSAGMNKGPALALLLAGPALSLPNMLVIRSIIGTKKTLVFISLVIIMATFSGMLFGYFF